The sequence below is a genomic window from Chaetodon auriga isolate fChaAug3 chromosome 8, fChaAug3.hap1, whole genome shotgun sequence.
gacatgCTTTCCTGTAACTCTGGCAGTATACTTAAGCATGTGTTCTGATGTCTTTTTAGGAGGTATCCCAGGACTCATTTCAGTCCAATGCCCCTCCATCCACTCAGCCTAAATCTGGCCCAGAGGACAGCCAAGGCCGCCCCTCCAGCCTTCCGGTCAGTTATGCTTGTTATGTTACTGCTGGACCAGAAAAAGCCcttttcacactgtgtttttgcttttcgCTCTCATGTAAGAGTTCTagtttctatttctgtcttGTATTTTTTAATTACCAGGACATATTAATTTTACTACTCGATAAAATGTAGGGCAATACGAGGTTCAGTACATTTAAAATTCCCTTTGTATTGCAttgaatgttaatgttttttaaaagcGTAAATTTTACTGCGTGCttgttttgtggctgctgtgCTCTCAGTCCCTTGGTGACTTAAGACCTtgtgtgctgctgcacattAGTGTTTGTTGAGAGACAGCTATAGCTGATGCTTGAGGAGAAGGTGCTGTGAAAATGGGTATATCTGAGATGAATACAAgagagtttgtttgtgtattgaAATCACATGGCAAGGCTGCTGCTACATGCTGACTCAGCTCACATCCTACAAACCTTGGTAACCATGACAACCCCTGGCACTAATGCgcactcatttttttttctttgaaaaagaTAAATAAGGACAAAGGCCTctgggtctgtgtgtgcatgtgtgtgtgtgtgtgtgtgtgtgtgtgtgtgtgtgtgcgcgtgcgtgcgtgtagtATTTGTATGTGTGCCACTCGTATCTAAACAACAGAGAGGGAATTGCAACATGCTCATACTACAACCAGTATATGAAATAGTAAACATTACAATACTCCAAACACTGGATTAACCTGTTTGTAAATGTAACAAATGCAGTATCAAAATGCGCAAGAGCTGAATCTTCTAGAGGCATAAAGTGTAAATGccccttttttattttctttaatgtaCAACATTTTTTGACATCTGCTCTTCTTATACACGTTTACAGGACCTGTCAGGGTCCATCGATGACCTCCCTACAGGAACAGAGGGCGCCCTGAGTCCCGGTGTGAGCACGTCAGGTGTGTCGAGCAGCCAGGGCGAGCAGAGTAACCAGGCTCAGTCGCCCTTCTCTCCTCACACGTCTCCCCACCTGCCAGGCATCCGAGGGCCTTCACCTTCCCCAGCTGGCTCCCCTGCCAGCGCCAGCACACCCCGTACAGGACCGCTGTCACCTGCCAACATGCCAGGTGGGCCGGTCCCTCAAtctctgaaatgaaacataTGATCAGTAACAGAATTCTGTTTGTGATCTTGGCCCCAATTTACTTGTGCGTTAGGTCATGTCAGCTTTTTGGTGTTGATTTTGCATTTCTAAACAAAAATGCTCCTCCACTAAAATTCTATCATTAAGTCCCTACATTTTGTCTACATAATAAACACTGGCAAGAACAATATTATTATTCTTCATGATCAAACTCTTAAACCTCGATTTTACTGATTTTAAATCCCCTCATCTGTAGCTTTAAAGTTAGAAAAAACATGACACAATATGATTAAATTCTGTTGGTTTGCCAACACTCTTTTACAAAACATGCATTTGTAAGAGCTGAGCCAGTGGGTCAGACAGAGTTAAACATGTGGCATTGAGCATGGTGGACAGCTTGAATTTGACAAATGGAACCAAACACTAACCCATATTTGAGTTACTTGCCCTGTTATTTGTTGGTGTAAATGGATTTCTCAACCATGGTCGCTATATTATAACCATGGTGGCTTGAAACTCAGTACTTGTACATTTTTTGAGCTCACACTAACTTGAATTACATATTAATGTTTAGGGACCCAGATGCCTCCCAGGCCATCAAGTGTGCAGTCAGATGGGAGTCTGCACCCGGCAATGAGCCAGTCTCCTATGGCTCAGGACAGAGGTATGCTGCAGTCTAAATGCAAAGTGTTCATAGAGATTAACACGTGAGTGTTTGGTATAATATCGGAACCTGAGCCCAGTGTCCCTCTCTCGCCTTCTTTCAGGGTTTATGCAGAGAAACCCTCAGATGCCTCCTTATGGCTCCCCCCAGTCAGCCTCTGCACTGTCACCGCGTCAGTCCTCAGGGGGACAGATGCATCCTGGGATGGGCCCATATCAGCAGAACAACTCCATGGGTGGCTATGGACAGCAGGGGGGACAATATGGCCCCCAAGGTGTGCACTTTTGATTACATCTGTCAGAGTTTGACTTAAAGACAGAAGGTTTCATTTTGACTTAATCTTTTGTAATGTTGTCAAATGATTCACTGTGAATCATTTTTTGTGGGTTAAGTTTATAAAGGTTTTCCACTCAATTTATTATCATTTGAGAAGTTTTCTCATGAAGCTTTCCCATTAGACAGACCTATGGAATATATCTCCCTGTCTCAATACCATGCTATCGCTGGTCCCTCCCTCTGACTCTGTTGCAGCTATTTATAGCTGTGAAGCAGAGAGTCAGCTGACGTAGCAGAGCCTCCTGTCAGTAGAGCTGAGACTGTGACGAAGGCTTGTTGCTCAGGGTGCATAGCTCTCTCTGCTAGCACACTGTGGGGAAAAGTCTGCCTCACCACAGCTCCTCAGGACTCATAGCTATAACAGTCCACTTTTAATGTGGAACACAAATATACTTCTGGGTGATTCTGCAGGGTTTTTTTCCAGACCAGTAAACAGTTACAGCCAAGTGATAACTTTATTTTTCCTTACAATGTCATCCTTAGGTTATCCCCGGCAACCTGGCTATGGCAACATGCCAAACGCAAACTATCCCGGGCCAGGCATGGGCCCAATGAACCCCATGGCCGGACAGGGTGGGGGGCCGCCATATACTGGCATGCCTCCAGGAAGGATGCCTCCTAATCAAATGGGAGCACGTCCCTATGGGCCCAATATGGGTCCAAATATGGGCCCCAACATGGGTCCAAACATGCCTCCGAACATGGGCAACATGCCACCCCAGGTAGGCTCAGGAATGTGTCCTCCTCCGGGCATGAACAGAAAGCCCCAGGACCCCGCAGCCATGCAGCATCCTGCCACCAACTCCATGCACAACAGGTTGGTTTACATTGGATCCTCCATTGCCTGCCTTTATTTACCTCACACAGGACTTCTGATTGGCTTCTGACTTGCTTAAATAGGAGATAACGGTACCATACTCTTACAAATACTTATAGCTCAtatattttctcctcctcccaggATGCCTGGTTACCCCAACATGTCTCCAGGCATGATCGGCTCAGGTCCACCTTATGGCCCTCCCATGAACAACTTGCCTGGAATGATGAACACTCAAGGTGGATCTCCTTATCCAATGGGGCCTAACATGGCCAATAACTCAAGTGGTAAGTTATACAAAAATGACTCCCCCtagctttattttctttttaatgtgcCAGTGTCACAGCTAACTCCTCATCCTTGTGTCTAGGTATGGCCCCCAGCCCAGAGTTGAACAATAAGATGAATAACAAAGTAGATGGGAGTGTAACACCTAAACCGGAGCCTAAATCTAAGGTAAAATGTCCACTATATGTTGTAATAACAGTACTTTAGAAAATCCTTGAAAGTCTGCACATCCCCAAAAGTCTTCTGTAGGTGCACGTGTAAAATTTAAAATTGGTCTCATGTCTCTTGCATTAAACAGAAGTCCAACTCTTCCACCACGACCAGTGAAAAGATAACACGCCTGTATGAGCTAGGACCAGAGCCGGAGAGGAAGATGTGGGTGGACCGTTATTTGGCCTTCGTTGAAGAGAAAGCCATGAGCATGGGCCACCTGCCCGCTGTAGGACGCAAACCCCTCGACCTCTTCCGGCTGTATATGTCAGTGAAAGACATTGGAGGCATGACACAGGTTAATATGACACCCATTACCAACAATAAATTGTTACATTTATTGCTGCAACCATTAGTAATCTCTGTTCTAAATATGTCTTGTCATGTGACCCTCAGGTGAACAAGAATAAGAAATGGCGTGATCTGGCCACTTCCCTGAATGTGGGTACATCCAGTAGTGCTGCCAGTTCTTTGAAGAAACAGTACATCCAGTGTCTGTATGCCTTTGAGTGCAATATTGAGCGTGGTGAGGACCCTCCTCCTGAGATTTTTACAGACAACAAAAAGAACCAAGCTGCTAAGGTCCAGCCCCCCTCTCCAGGTTAGAGCCCCACTCATGCTATCTTTTCAAATGAACATGTGATTTCATGCCGTTCCAATTAACTAAACCACATCTGCACGCTTTAAATGCAACAACAGGACCTACCGTGCTGTGTTTGAGTGTCATTAATGTCATGcaccttgtctgtctgttcttctCTTTCGAACTGAAGCgtccctctgctccacagctgGGTCAGGCTCTCTGCAGGGTCCTCAGACACCCCAGTCCACCAGCAGCTCCATGGCTGAGGGAGGCGACCTTAAACCCCCCACCCCAGCCTCCACCCCTCATACCCAGATGCCCCCCATGCCACCAGGGTCCAGGTGACTCTTTTTAAACAACTCAGATTTTACCATTTGATTTGAACTTCTGAAGGGAATTTTATTTGAGAAACTaatttctttctgtcctttcttcTGTCCCCCCCAcccatcccccacccccccttcacCTCTGCTTCTCTGTAGGAGCAGCGTTAACCTTCAGGACCCCTTCTCTGAGGGAAATGACCCTGCTTTCCCCAGGAAGAACATGACGCCCAACTCTGCCTATCAGTCTGGCATGAATACACCAGACATGCAAGGGCGCATGGGCTCCTATGAACCCAACAAGGATCCATTTGGTAACATGCGGAAAGGTAGGCACACTGAATGGACAAGAGCTGAATGAATCATGTTATTGTAGAAACCAAAGTACTTACTTAATTACCCTTTCAGTTAATCAGTTCTAAGTGGGCTTTTAATTCTGAATGCGTTTCCAGTTGGGGAGCAGTTTCTACCTGCTAACCAGGGCCCTAACAGTGCGGTGGGtgaccaacagcagcagcagcagcagcagcagcaaccaccaccacaacagcagcagcagcagcagcagcagcagcagcagcagcaacagcagcagcctccattCAACAGGGGACCGCCTGGGGCCATGGGCACGATGCCTATGGGGCCCAGACAGCAGTATCCTTATGGACCAGGCTACGACAGGAGGTAAGAGTCATTGCATTGAATGGAAGATGGCATTTTCAAGGTCATTGAGCACTGCTGATTTTAACCAGCAGCTATTTTTGTGATCAGTCAAATCTCAAAGTTCCTATGGAGGTTGTGAAAAATATGTCTAATTCATTCTGATTCTAATGATAAATTTCCAGACTGATTATATTTGATGGAATTTCAGGAAATGCATGGGAATTGGCAATAGGATTGGCTGGCTTCTAACATGCTTAACTTTGCTTTGAACTGATGATATACTGACAGGGATTGGTGTTATGTTGTTGTGGAAACAAGAACCAAATACAATCTACTGAACACATCtgaaaaaagttgatttttgaaAAGGAAGATGTGGTTGGACTGTGGTACATGTGTCATGTGTCCCTGCCCATCCTGTGAGTCTAATGTACTCAATAGTGTTTATGAAATAGTGACAATTCATCTAGTTTAATtttatcattcatttattcattgttcattttaatttgtaatATTGCTCACTGACATGAGGTTACTGATAATTTGTCTCTGTGATGGATGAGGGGCCGTGCACTGTTTTTGTGCtgatctgaaaaataaatgaacacaaatgagTTACACAATTACCCCCAgtgtttacatttaaaaatcagGATGGAAGAGTTGACTGATTGTGATATAATTTAGTTGGTTGCGAGAGCCTTAAAAATCTGTCCTAGTCAAAGGCTGAGGAGCTAAAAGGTAAAAGAAATGGAACAACAAATTTTGCCTAGTTTAATGAGCTGGTAGTTGCGATCGTAATGTTTCTTGTCCTATTGGGTATTTTTGATGATCTTTTGCATAAattgtatgtctctgtgtgtgtggcaaaaTATGGATGAACATACCATGTGTATTATTCTGATTTCCTCAGATCGGAGCAAGGAATGGGCCCAGAGGGCAACATGGGATCCGGTGCTCCTCAGCCAAACCCTATGATGCCTGCCAACGCCGACACGGGGATGTATTCGCCAAATCGCTTCCCACCACAGCAGCCACGGTCAGTCCACATAACACTTACTTGCCAAGCTTCTTTGGTTTAAAGCTACTGCTGATGGAAACTGATAACTctttatataaaacaaatatattttatttgtgaGTGTTAGGTTTCAAAAATGCTGGAAATGTAGGAAGGATCTTCAGTATCGTTACAAGACAACCTATTTTATCTGTTTGTACAGTGTAATCAGACTCAGTGtcatttcatttagatttttatttttatgaaaaaTACTCATCAGAACATGATCACTTCCTGAACATTCGAATTTAGTTTCCATTCTTCATGGGTTTGGGCTTGTTGCATATGGTTGTGATCATGTAATTTTCTGGGGGTGGTATTTACAGCTAGTAGTACAGTTAACAAAAAGAGCTGAGTATTTATGTTCAGGATTCACTTTTGCCCTTTCTGTTTGACAAATGTTTTGggaaaaaataatgaatcatACTGATACTACTGAGAGGGGTATAATGGACATTTAGTATATTGTAATTGAGTGTGAGGCTGTTGCGTCTTTTGGTCATAAAGTCATAATGTTGACTGTGTGTATGCCTGTACACGTGTACCAATGGAAGCCTTAATCCAGCGAGCTTGTGATGTATAATATTTTCATGGTCAAACTGACATGGCATAATGTTTGCAGGCATGATTCCTATGGTAATCAGTATCCTGGACAGGGAACGCCCCCTACTGGCTCCTACCCAAATCAGCAGCCTGGAATGtacccacaacaacaacaggtcAATGATCCATCTGCACTACACTAACTCTTACTCTTGTCAGTACCTAGACTGGAACCAGATAGTGTTATTAATGGTTATTTATTgttcaagtttttctttttgactgaGATACTATCATATGTTAGATTTTGTTTGACTTATGTGAATTGATGTGTTAATTTTTTCAACATTCCTACTGAAATGGTGTGAAATAATTGTCTCTCTCTGTACTATTTTATGTGTAGAGTTACAAGCGTCCTGTGGAGGGGGGTTATCCTCCATCAAAACGTCATGAGACAGAGTACAGTGGGCCCTTCCATGGTGGACAACAACcaccgcagcagcagcagcaacagcaacagcaaggAGGTGCCTCTGCACCCTCTTCAGGACAGCAAGAGACATACAATCAGTACAGCGGCAGTGGGCCCTACCCCGGTTCTGATCGCCGTCCCCCTGGCCCAGGCAATCAGTTCCCGTTTCCCTTTGGTCGTGAACGAATGCCAGGAGCAACAGGGCCCAACGCTCAGCCCAACATGCCCCCTCAGATGATGCAGTCAGGCCCTGAGGGTCCTCAGGGAGGGATGTGGCAGGGACCGCGAGACATGAACTATCAGAACTATCCCAGCCGACAGGGTGGCCCCGGGGGCCCACCCCAGGGACCAGGTTACCCTGGCATGACCCGCTCAGaggagatgatgtcatcagaacCGCGCATGAATCATGATGGCCAGTGGGGGAGTCAGATGGGCCCACGGCAGCCTCCTTATGGTCCAGCAGGACCTGGCCAACCTATGCCTCGTTCAGTACAGGCCAATTACCAGCCCCCTCAGGGTGTGCAGAACCACATTCCACAGGTGTCCAGCCCGGCCTCCATGCCCCGCCCCATGGAGAGCAGGACATCACCGAGTAAATCTCCCTATATGCACGGAGTAATGAAGATGCAGAAAGCCGGCCCTCCAGTGCCTGCATCTCACATAGTGCCCCCTCCGGTGCAGTCGCCTCTAATAAGGCGAGACATGCCTTTTCCTCCGGGGTCTACAGAAGCTTCCCATCCTGTCTTGAAACCACGTCGGAGACTGACCGTGAAAGATATCGGTATGGTTGAAGCAGTCTTGTGATATCAGCCTTCTTTATTATTGACTACACTGCCTGGTGCTGCGTAGTCCACGTTTATTGTTCCAAGTTGTTGCTCAGTGAGTTTGTGGTAACAATTGTGTTTCTTGTCTTGACTTCTTAGGAACTCCGGAGGCCTGGAGAGTCATGATGTCATTAAAGTCTGGTTTATTGGCTGAGAGTACGTGGGCCTTAGATACCATCAACATTCTCCTGTATGATGACAGCACTATTTCCACCTTCGATCTCAACACGGTGAGACCTTACATTGAGCTCTTACTGGCAGCTTATAGCAGTACACTATGCACAATTAGCATGTCTAATATTTTCTCTATTTATGTTCACTTTCAGTTGCCTGGCCTACTAGAGTTGGTGGTTGAGTATTTCAGACGCTGCCTCATTGAAATCTTCGGCATTCTGAGGGAGTATGAGGTGGGAGACCCTGGCCAGAGGACACTACTTGATCCTGATGCTTTGAAACGAGACTGGGACAGCGTGGAAGACGAGGAGCCACGGGCTGAGGACATGGAacaagaggaggatgatgatgaggaagaggaagaacgGGAAACGGAGGGGCCAGCTCatttgaaagaggaagaagagcagcagcagtgctctgaGTCTCGGGGTCGAGATGAGAAGacagaagatgaggagaggaagagtaaGGGTTCTTCATCTGAACAGATAGGCTCATTGCAATCCTTAGCTGCCCATGAGAGACCCAGACAGGCCAGCAAGTTCGACAAGTTTCCCCTAAAGGTGGTACGAAAAAAAGACCCATTTGTGGCTGGCCAGTCCAATAATCATGGCAAACTGCAAGAGTTTGACAGCGGGTTGCTTCATTGGAGCGCTGGAGGGGGAGACTCAACAGAACACATCCAGACTCACTTTGAGCCACGCAAAGACTTCTTGGAGCCACGGGAACGAATACCTGTTCCCCCACTTCTGCTGAGGCGACGAATGCCAGAAGAAGAGATACAGGAACTTTGTTTGCCaactgaggaagagaaaaggaagcatcaagaaaaagacagagagacacctCCCTCAGAGAAATTGGCAGTCTTAGAGAAGGCCAGCCCCTCACTCAGCAGTGAGGAAGAGCGGAAAACAGATTCGGAGACAAAGACAGTTGAGAAAGGTGCTAAAAGTCACCAGGAGAATAA
It includes:
- the arid1aa gene encoding AT-rich interactive domain-containing protein 1A isoform X2, with product MAAQVASAATLNTSPPSELKKPDRDPKEESVPGEKQSDKKQPGLDSGSPGRGDLQDGADGGNAGGGGEPEMKNGNGNPPRANNNNQNDSVGPEGNNHPGLVHHHGPAFPPPSYGYSQHYGRAPFHQHGGQQSPGMAAAAGPVVQSSNMMDPYQPNSHDHGFSNHQFNNYNPFPNRTPYPGQAYAMNSPRSTQAPTAGGQPANVKQQPPAGGPTAMAGSYNNQRYNLGNPQPTSTPTLNKLLTSPSSTRAYPNYPSSDYSSQEGASKGPADMGSSGLYGGSNPSWQQRSHLPSPMSPGSAGQPLVRTQPPGPMDPMGKMRGQPYGAGSPYSQQSQQGPPTGPQQGPGYPGQGYGPPGPQRYPVAMQGRTPGGMGGMPYGPQMGSYGQQGPGGYGSQGQAPYYGQPGQAPHPSQQQTPYSQPPQGQPGGQTPYPGQPHPPPTSATHTQGGPPYQPPHMPPQTQGPLPGPPQGPPQSQPPYSQASAPQSGQSLYAQQQGPPSQAPQQPSSQDTPGSQGQSNYPGSTQGPQQPPSQQQQAQSQPPQQPQGHSQHPQGQPAAYPQNPQQQQQAQQSPYQRFPPPPQQEVSQDSFQSNAPPSTQPKSGPEDSQGRPSSLPDLSGSIDDLPTGTEGALSPGVSTSGVSSSQGEQSNQAQSPFSPHTSPHLPGIRGPSPSPAGSPASASTPRTGPLSPANMPGTQMPPRPSSVQSDGSLHPAMSQSPMAQDRGFMQRNPQMPPYGSPQSASALSPRQSSGGQMHPGMGPYQQNNSMGGYGQQGGQYGPQGYPRQPGYGNMPNANYPGPGMGPMNPMAGQGGGPPYTGMPPGRMPPNQMGARPYGPNMGPNMGPNMGPNMPPNMGNMPPQVGSGMCPPPGMNRKPQDPAAMQHPATNSMHNRMPGYPNMSPGMIGSGPPYGPPMNNLPGMMNTQGGSPYPMGPNMANNSSGMAPSPELNNKMNNKVDGSVTPKPEPKSKKSNSSTTTSEKITRLYELGPEPERKMWVDRYLAFVEEKAMSMGHLPAVGRKPLDLFRLYMSVKDIGGMTQVNKNKKWRDLATSLNVGTSSSAASSLKKQYIQCLYAFECNIERGEDPPPEIFTDNKKNQAAKVQPPSPASLCSTAGSGSLQGPQTPQSTSSSMAEGGDLKPPTPASTPHTQMPPMPPGSSVNLQDPFSEGNDPAFPRKNMTPNSAYQSGMNTPDMQGRMGSYEPNKDPFGNMRKVGEQFLPANQGPNSAVGDQQQQQQQQQQPPPQQQQQQQQQQQQQQQQQPPFNRGPPGAMGTMPMGPRQQYPYGPGYDRRSEQGMGPEGNMGSGAPQPNPMMPANADTGMYSPNRFPPQQPRHDSYGNQYPGQGTPPTGSYPNQQPGMYPQQQQSYKRPVEGGYPPSKRHETEYSGPFHGGQQPPQQQQQQQQQGGASAPSSGQQETYNQYSGSGPYPGSDRRPPGPGNQFPFPFGRERMPGATGPNAQPNMPPQMMQSGPEGPQGGMWQGPRDMNYQNYPSRQGGPGGPPQGPGYPGMTRSEEMMSSEPRMNHDGQWGSQMGPRQPPYGPAGPGQPMPRSVQANYQPPQGVQNHIPQVSSPASMPRPMESRTSPSKSPYMHGVMKMQKAGPPVPASHIVPPPVQSPLIRRDMPFPPGSTEASHPVLKPRRRLTVKDIGTPEAWRVMMSLKSGLLAESTWALDTINILLYDDSTISTFDLNTLPGLLELVVEYFRRCLIEIFGILREYEVGDPGQRTLLDPDALKRDWDSVEDEEPRAEDMEQEEDDDEEEEERETEGPAHLKEEEEQQQCSESRGRDEKTEDEERKSKGSSSEQIGSLQSLAAHERPRQASKFDKFPLKVVRKKDPFVAGQSNNHGKLQEFDSGLLHWSAGGGDSTEHIQTHFEPRKDFLEPRERIPVPPLLLRRRMPEEEIQELCLPTEEEKRKHQEKDRETPPSEKLAVLEKASPSLSSEEERKTDSETKTVEKGAKSHQENNRSVLPPSIVLTQKAKQTGTILEDEPHSKDEGPLIALANWQDSLARRCICISNIVRSLSFVPGNDHEMSKHPGLLLLLGRLILLHHRHPERKQAPLTYEKDEDSDEGVGQRDEWWWDCLGLLRENTLVTLANISGQLDLSIYPESICLPLLDGLLHWAVCPSAEAQDPFPTLGPHSALSPQRLVLETLSKLSIQDNNVDLILATPPFSRLEKLYGNLVRLIGDRKIAVCREMAVVLLANLAQGDTMAARAIAVQKGSVGNLLGFLEDSLAATQLQQSQSSLLHLQGMHFEPTSPDMMRRAARALHALAKVEENHTEFTLHESRLLDLSVSPLMNSLVSHVICDVLFLIGQS
- the arid1aa gene encoding AT-rich interactive domain-containing protein 1A isoform X1, with the protein product MAAQVASAATLNTSPPSELKKPDRDPKEESVPGEKQSDKKQPGLDSGSPGRGDLQDGADGGNAGGGGEPEMKNGNGNPPRANNNNQNDSVGPEGNNHPGLVHHHGPAFPPPSYGYSQHYGRAPFHQHGGQQSPGMAAAAGPVVQSSNMMDPYQPNSHDHGFSNHQFNNYNPFPNRTPYPGQAYAMNSPRSTQAPTAGGQPANVKQQPPAGGPTAMAGSYNNQRYNLGNPQPTSTPTLNKLLTSPSSTRAYPNYPSSDYSSQEGASKGPADMGSSGLYGGSNPSWQQRSHLPSPMSPGSAGQPLVRTQPPGPMDPMGKMRGQPYGAGSPYSQQSQQGPPTGPQQGPGYPGQGYGPPGPQRYPVAMQGRTPGGMGGMPYGPQMGSYGQQGPGGYGSQGQAPYYGQPGQAPHPSQQQTPYSQPPQGQPGGQTPYPGQPHPPPTSATHTQGGPPYQPPHMPPQTQGPLPGPPQGPPQSQPPYSQASAPQSGQSLYAQQQGPPSQAPQQPSSQDTPGSQGQSNYPGSTQGPQQPPSQQQQAQSQPPQQPQGHSQHPQGQPAAYPQNPQQQQQAQQSPYQRFPPPPQQEVSQDSFQSNAPPSTQPKSGPEDSQGRPSSLPDLSGSIDDLPTGTEGALSPGVSTSGVSSSQGEQSNQAQSPFSPHTSPHLPGIRGPSPSPAGSPASASTPRTGPLSPANMPGTQMPPRPSSVQSDGSLHPAMSQSPMAQDRGFMQRNPQMPPYGSPQSASALSPRQSSGGQMHPGMGPYQQNNSMGGYGQQGGQYGPQGYPRQPGYGNMPNANYPGPGMGPMNPMAGQGGGPPYTGMPPGRMPPNQMGARPYGPNMGPNMGPNMGPNMPPNMGNMPPQVGSGMCPPPGMNRKPQDPAAMQHPATNSMHNRMPGYPNMSPGMIGSGPPYGPPMNNLPGMMNTQGGSPYPMGPNMANNSSGMAPSPELNNKMNNKVDGSVTPKPEPKSKKSNSSTTTSEKITRLYELGPEPERKMWVDRYLAFVEEKAMSMGHLPAVGRKPLDLFRLYMSVKDIGGMTQVNKNKKWRDLATSLNVGTSSSAASSLKKQYIQCLYAFECNIERGEDPPPEIFTDNKKNQAAKVQPPSPASLCSTAGSGSLQGPQTPQSTSSSMAEGGDLKPPTPASTPHTQMPPMPPGSRSSVNLQDPFSEGNDPAFPRKNMTPNSAYQSGMNTPDMQGRMGSYEPNKDPFGNMRKVGEQFLPANQGPNSAVGDQQQQQQQQQQPPPQQQQQQQQQQQQQQQQQPPFNRGPPGAMGTMPMGPRQQYPYGPGYDRRSEQGMGPEGNMGSGAPQPNPMMPANADTGMYSPNRFPPQQPRHDSYGNQYPGQGTPPTGSYPNQQPGMYPQQQQSYKRPVEGGYPPSKRHETEYSGPFHGGQQPPQQQQQQQQQGGASAPSSGQQETYNQYSGSGPYPGSDRRPPGPGNQFPFPFGRERMPGATGPNAQPNMPPQMMQSGPEGPQGGMWQGPRDMNYQNYPSRQGGPGGPPQGPGYPGMTRSEEMMSSEPRMNHDGQWGSQMGPRQPPYGPAGPGQPMPRSVQANYQPPQGVQNHIPQVSSPASMPRPMESRTSPSKSPYMHGVMKMQKAGPPVPASHIVPPPVQSPLIRRDMPFPPGSTEASHPVLKPRRRLTVKDIGTPEAWRVMMSLKSGLLAESTWALDTINILLYDDSTISTFDLNTLPGLLELVVEYFRRCLIEIFGILREYEVGDPGQRTLLDPDALKRDWDSVEDEEPRAEDMEQEEDDDEEEEERETEGPAHLKEEEEQQQCSESRGRDEKTEDEERKSKGSSSEQIGSLQSLAAHERPRQASKFDKFPLKVVRKKDPFVAGQSNNHGKLQEFDSGLLHWSAGGGDSTEHIQTHFEPRKDFLEPRERIPVPPLLLRRRMPEEEIQELCLPTEEEKRKHQEKDRETPPSEKLAVLEKASPSLSSEEERKTDSETKTVEKGAKSHQENNRSVLPPSIVLTQKAKQTGTILEDEPHSKDEGPLIALANWQDSLARRCICISNIVRSLSFVPGNDHEMSKHPGLLLLLGRLILLHHRHPERKQAPLTYEKDEDSDEGVGQRDEWWWDCLGLLRENTLVTLANISGQLDLSIYPESICLPLLDGLLHWAVCPSAEAQDPFPTLGPHSALSPQRLVLETLSKLSIQDNNVDLILATPPFSRLEKLYGNLVRLIGDRKIAVCREMAVVLLANLAQGDTMAARAIAVQKGSVGNLLGFLEDSLAATQLQQSQSSLLHLQGMHFEPTSPDMMRRAARALHALAKVEENHTEFTLHESRLLDLSVSPLMNSLVSHVICDVLFLIGQS